From a region of the Streptomyces sp. NBC_01454 genome:
- a CDS encoding prenyltransferase has translation MTSPGRTERLVLPGVLTAEQAARTVAGILATQRPDGAIPWFRGHHLDPWDHTEAAMALDAAGEHERAEAAYDWLVRHQNADGSWYAAYADGDAEAPTDRGRETNFCAYLAVGVWHHFLSTGDETFLDRMWPAVRSSIAFVLELQQPGGEIGWKREDDGTPVNEALLTGSSSIYQALRCALALADQREEPQPDWELAAGRLGHAIRSHPERFLDKSRYSMDWYYPVLGGALRGDRATDRIDADWERFVVPGLGVRCVLPNPWVTGGESAELALALWAMGESERAVQILKWIQHLRAEDGLYWTGYVFDDDAIWPRERTSWTAGSMLLAVAALGGDEATTAVFGGEWLPTGLEPDCCR, from the coding sequence GTGACGAGTCCCGGGCGTACCGAACGGCTCGTCCTGCCGGGCGTGCTCACCGCCGAACAGGCCGCCCGCACGGTCGCCGGCATCCTCGCGACCCAGCGGCCGGACGGCGCCATCCCCTGGTTCCGGGGCCACCACCTCGACCCGTGGGACCACACCGAGGCCGCCATGGCCCTGGACGCGGCCGGCGAACACGAGCGCGCCGAGGCCGCGTACGACTGGCTGGTGCGGCACCAGAACGCGGACGGGTCCTGGTACGCGGCCTACGCCGACGGCGACGCCGAGGCCCCCACCGACCGCGGCCGGGAGACCAACTTCTGCGCCTATCTCGCGGTCGGCGTCTGGCACCACTTCCTGTCCACCGGCGACGAGACCTTCCTCGACCGCATGTGGCCCGCGGTCCGCTCGTCGATCGCCTTCGTGCTGGAGCTCCAGCAGCCCGGCGGGGAGATCGGCTGGAAGCGCGAGGACGACGGCACCCCCGTCAACGAGGCGCTGCTGACCGGCTCCTCCTCCATCTACCAGGCCCTGCGCTGCGCCCTGGCGCTCGCCGACCAGCGCGAGGAGCCGCAGCCCGACTGGGAGCTGGCGGCCGGCCGGCTCGGCCATGCGATACGAAGCCACCCCGAACGGTTCCTGGACAAGTCCCGCTACTCCATGGACTGGTACTACCCGGTGCTGGGCGGCGCGCTCCGCGGCGACCGGGCCACGGACCGGATCGACGCCGACTGGGAACGTTTCGTCGTGCCCGGCCTGGGCGTGCGCTGCGTCCTGCCCAACCCCTGGGTCACCGGCGGCGAGAGCGCGGAACTGGCGCTCGCGCTGTGGGCGATGGGGGAGTCCGAGCGGGCCGTGCAGATCCTCAAGTGGATCCAGCATCTGCGCGCCGAGGACGGCCTGTACTGGACCGGCTACGTCTTCGACGACGACGCGATCTGGCCCCGCGAACGCACCTCCTGGACGGCCGGCTCGATGCTGCTCGCGGTCGCGGCCCTGGGCGGCGACGAGGCCACCACCGCGGTCTTCGGCGGTGAGTGGCTGCCGACGGGGCTCGAGCCGGACTGCTGCCGGTAG
- a CDS encoding maleylpyruvate isomerase family mycothiol-dependent enzyme — protein MTLQGSLTHEEYCDRILAETGRLREIVRTADLSATVPTCPDWTLADLARHVGGAHRWVGTIVATRASKGVDPADVPEGAGPEGEDAAALDAWLAAGAAQLVAALREAGPDTEVWSWTPARTTGFWARRMTHETVIHRADAALTAGVAFEVPAPVAADCLEEWLQIGELPVVAARFAERAADLRGPGRTIHVHATDAPPGLTAEWLLDLTGETPTHRRTHEKAAVALRGPLTDVLRVLYRRLPADSDRVEVLGEAALLDRWLAWASFG, from the coding sequence ATGACTCTCCAAGGCTCCCTCACCCACGAGGAATACTGCGACCGGATCCTCGCCGAGACCGGCCGGCTCCGGGAGATCGTGCGGACGGCCGATCTCTCGGCGACCGTGCCGACCTGCCCCGACTGGACGCTGGCCGACCTCGCCCGGCACGTGGGGGGCGCGCACCGCTGGGTCGGCACGATCGTGGCCACCCGCGCTTCGAAGGGCGTCGACCCCGCCGACGTCCCCGAGGGCGCCGGGCCGGAGGGCGAGGACGCGGCGGCGCTGGACGCCTGGCTGGCGGCGGGCGCCGCGCAGTTGGTGGCCGCGCTGCGGGAGGCCGGCCCCGATACGGAGGTCTGGAGCTGGACGCCGGCGCGGACCACGGGGTTCTGGGCCCGCCGGATGACCCATGAGACGGTCATCCACCGGGCCGATGCGGCGCTCACCGCCGGCGTCGCCTTCGAGGTCCCGGCGCCGGTCGCCGCGGACTGTCTGGAGGAGTGGCTGCAGATCGGCGAACTGCCGGTGGTGGCGGCCCGCTTCGCCGAGCGTGCGGCGGACCTGCGCGGCCCCGGCCGGACGATCCACGTCCACGCCACCGACGCCCCGCCCGGCCTGACCGCCGAGTGGCTGCTCGACCTCACGGGGGAGACGCCCACCCACCGCCGCACCCACGAGAAGGCGGCGGTCGCCCTGCGCGGCCCCCTGACCGACGTGCTGCGGGTCCTCTACCGCCGGCTGCCCGCCGACAGCGACCGGGTCGAGGTGCTGGGCGAGGCCGCGCTGCTCGACCGGTGGCTGGCGTGGGCGTCCTTCGGGTGA
- a CDS encoding LLM class F420-dependent oxidoreductase: MRLGLHLGYWGRGPDPRHLELAREAERLGYDSVWTAEAWGSDAFTALAWIGAHTSRITLGTGIAQMAARTPTATAMHALTLDHLSGGRLLLGLGLSGPQVVEGWYGRPFPKSPLTATREYVDVIRQVLCREGPVVSEGSFHPLPYRGPDGTGLGKPLKPITHPLRARLPVLLGAEGPRNIAQTARIADGWLPLYWSPQRTDVYRASLAHAPDGFLIAPMARALVCDDVAEGLLPVKAMLGFYIGGMGHAAKNFHADLMARMGFEEEARRVQRLFLEGRKEEAVLAVPDAFADEISLVGPRERIAERLELWRAGPVTDLLVTAPDPHTLRVLAELNS; the protein is encoded by the coding sequence ATGCGACTCGGTCTGCACCTGGGCTACTGGGGCCGCGGCCCCGACCCCCGCCACCTCGAACTGGCCCGCGAGGCGGAGCGCCTGGGCTATGACTCGGTGTGGACCGCGGAGGCCTGGGGCTCGGACGCCTTCACCGCGCTGGCCTGGATCGGCGCCCACACCTCCCGGATCACACTGGGCACCGGCATCGCCCAGATGGCGGCCCGCACCCCCACCGCCACCGCCATGCACGCCCTGACCCTGGACCATCTCTCCGGCGGCCGGCTGCTGCTGGGCCTGGGGCTGTCCGGGCCGCAGGTCGTCGAGGGGTGGTACGGGCGGCCGTTCCCCAAGAGCCCGCTGACCGCCACCCGCGAATACGTGGACGTGATCCGGCAAGTCCTGTGCCGGGAGGGGCCGGTGGTCTCGGAGGGGTCCTTCCATCCGCTCCCCTACCGCGGCCCGGACGGCACCGGACTGGGCAAGCCGCTCAAGCCCATCACCCACCCGCTGCGCGCCCGTCTGCCCGTTCTGCTGGGCGCCGAGGGGCCCAGGAACATCGCCCAGACGGCCCGGATCGCGGACGGCTGGCTGCCGCTGTACTGGTCACCGCAGCGCACCGACGTCTACCGGGCCTCGCTGGCGCACGCCCCGGACGGCTTTCTCATCGCGCCGATGGCACGCGCCCTGGTCTGTGACGACGTCGCCGAGGGGCTGCTGCCGGTCAAGGCGATGCTCGGCTTCTACATCGGTGGCATGGGCCACGCGGCAAAGAACTTCCATGCCGATCTGATGGCGCGGATGGGCTTCGAGGAGGAGGCCCGGCGGGTGCAGCGGCTCTTCCTCGAAGGGCGCAAGGAGGAGGCCGTCCTCGCCGTGCCGGACGCCTTCGCCGATGAGATCTCGCTGGTGGGCCCGCGCGAGCGGATCGCGGAGCGGCTGGAGTTGTGGCGGGCCGGCCCGGTCACCGACCTGCTGGTCACCGCCCCGGACCCGCACACGCTACGGGTGCTGGCCGAGCTGAACTCCTGA
- a CDS encoding DUF5336 domain-containing protein, with protein MNIRSLTRGDGVVIGAAVLLFIASFLSLTGGPDCSGLPAKYCQSQAYSSLNAWDALSTLMSMYLAGVIGAAIVVLSRLLPQQRKVAGLDLAQFGVALTVFAAWTGFWTIIGSTNAGAGLIIGLIAALLLAGGAVATPLVPPLTVALVGAPKPQPAAAPYGAGPNPGYGYPGAQQQAGHGYGYPGGQQQPQGGQAYGQQAPAVDGTAGGAAGATQAAGSPSDFAPFWFAVPVARPLYGEDGSPAPIAELAPGTWYLAVEQRGQALIAQTQDGRRGVLQDTTGIQRG; from the coding sequence GTGAACATCCGCTCCCTCACTCGAGGCGACGGCGTGGTGATCGGAGCAGCGGTGCTGCTGTTCATCGCCTCGTTCCTCAGTCTCACCGGCGGCCCGGACTGCTCCGGCCTGCCCGCCAAGTACTGCCAGTCCCAGGCCTACTCCAGCCTCAACGCCTGGGATGCGCTGTCCACGCTCATGAGCATGTACCTGGCCGGTGTGATCGGCGCGGCGATCGTCGTCCTCAGCCGCCTGCTGCCGCAGCAGCGCAAGGTCGCCGGCCTCGATCTCGCCCAGTTCGGTGTCGCCCTCACCGTCTTCGCGGCGTGGACCGGGTTCTGGACCATCATCGGCAGCACCAACGCCGGCGCGGGCCTGATCATCGGCCTGATCGCCGCCCTGCTCCTGGCCGGCGGCGCCGTCGCCACGCCGCTGGTTCCGCCGCTCACGGTCGCCCTGGTCGGCGCCCCCAAGCCGCAGCCCGCGGCGGCCCCCTACGGGGCGGGCCCCAACCCGGGTTACGGCTACCCCGGCGCCCAGCAGCAGGCGGGCCACGGCTACGGCTACCCGGGCGGCCAGCAGCAGCCCCAGGGCGGCCAGGCCTACGGCCAGCAGGCGCCCGCCGTCGACGGAACGGCCGGGGGCGCGGCCGGTGCCACCCAGGCGGCCGGCAGCCCGTCGGACTTCGCGCCGTTCTGGTTCGCGGTGCCCGTCGCGCGCCCGCTCTACGGCGAGGACGGCTCGCCGGCGCCGATCGCCGAACTGGCGCCCGGCACCTGGTACCTCGCGGTGGAGCAGCGTGGCCAGGCCCTGATCGCGCAGACCCAGGACGGCCGCCGTGGCGTCCTGCAGGACACCACCGGTATCCAGCGCGGCTGA
- a CDS encoding N-acetylmuramoyl-L-alanine amidase, translating into MSNGNTFPPHRRLRGVLLAVLTAVVVAGVGGWLAWRAAGGDGGPAHGAGPPAASRSPGSAGGHGATGHPPDGKDSPGPGTGAAHGSLKGKVVLLDPGHNPHNRDHGREIARQVDIGNAHKECDTTGTSTDDGYAEASFTLDVARRARTLLQREGAKVVFTQDGDRRYGPCVDERAARGNEAHADVALSVHADGSAPGNRGFHVILPARVTAGPADNAAIVAPSRQLGERLAGRFLAVTGSAPSNYIGHGTGLDVRADLGGLNLSTVPKVFIECGNMRDPKDAAELTDAHWRQKAARGITEGITDFLTH; encoded by the coding sequence GTGTCGAACGGCAACACTTTCCCACCGCACCGACGCCTGCGCGGCGTCCTCCTCGCCGTACTGACCGCTGTCGTGGTCGCCGGCGTGGGGGGCTGGCTGGCCTGGCGGGCGGCGGGCGGCGACGGCGGCCCGGCGCACGGAGCCGGGCCACCCGCCGCGAGCCGGTCACCGGGCAGCGCGGGCGGCCACGGCGCCACCGGCCACCCGCCGGACGGCAAGGACTCCCCCGGCCCGGGCACGGGCGCTGCGCACGGCAGCCTCAAGGGCAAGGTCGTGCTCCTCGACCCGGGCCACAATCCGCACAACCGGGATCACGGGCGGGAGATCGCCCGGCAGGTGGACATCGGCAACGCCCACAAGGAGTGCGACACCACCGGCACCTCCACCGACGACGGCTACGCCGAGGCGTCGTTCACGCTCGATGTGGCCCGCCGCGCCCGCACCCTCCTCCAGCGCGAGGGCGCCAAGGTCGTGTTCACCCAGGACGGCGACCGCCGGTACGGGCCGTGTGTGGACGAGCGGGCGGCCCGGGGGAACGAGGCGCACGCCGATGTGGCGCTCTCCGTCCACGCCGATGGCTCGGCCCCCGGGAACCGCGGTTTCCACGTCATCCTCCCGGCGCGCGTCACGGCCGGGCCGGCCGACAACGCCGCGATCGTGGCACCCTCACGGCAGCTGGGCGAACGGCTGGCCGGCCGGTTCCTCGCGGTCACCGGCAGCGCACCGTCCAATTACATCGGCCACGGCACCGGGCTCGATGTGCGCGCCGATCTCGGCGGCCTCAACCTCTCCACCGTGCCGAAGGTGTTCATCGAGTGCGGCAATATGCGCGATCCGAAGGACGCCGCGGAATTGACCGACGCACACTGGCGGCAGAAAGCGGCCCGTGGGATCACCGAGGGCATCACGGACTTCCTGACGCACTGA
- a CDS encoding class I SAM-dependent methyltransferase gives MSAPTAPTAPQPEILAAFEAAKGFMPVDEGLALYAAAAGAATLGLPLVEVGTYCGRSTILLADAARAAGVMAVTVDHHRGSEEQQPGWEYHDPTVVDPEVGRMDTLPTFRRTLHAAGLEDQVIALVGRSPQVAAVWQAPVGLVFIDGGHTDAHATADYEGWAPHLAPGGLLVIHDVFADPADGGQAPYRIYRRALESGAFTEVSAHRSLHVLRRTGPGF, from the coding sequence ATGTCCGCTCCCACGGCTCCGACCGCTCCGCAGCCGGAGATTCTCGCCGCGTTCGAGGCGGCGAAGGGCTTCATGCCCGTGGACGAGGGGCTCGCCCTGTACGCGGCGGCGGCCGGGGCGGCCACGCTCGGGCTGCCGCTGGTGGAGGTCGGCACGTACTGCGGCCGGTCCACGATCCTGCTCGCGGACGCCGCGCGCGCCGCCGGGGTGATGGCCGTCACCGTCGACCACCACCGCGGCAGCGAGGAACAGCAGCCCGGCTGGGAGTACCACGATCCGACCGTCGTCGACCCGGAGGTCGGCCGGATGGACACCCTGCCCACCTTCCGCCGCACCCTGCACGCCGCGGGCCTGGAGGACCAGGTGATCGCCCTGGTGGGCCGGTCGCCGCAGGTCGCGGCCGTCTGGCAGGCCCCGGTCGGCCTGGTCTTCATCGACGGCGGGCACACCGACGCGCACGCCACCGCCGACTACGAGGGCTGGGCACCGCACCTCGCACCCGGCGGCCTGCTGGTCATCCACGATGTGTTCGCGGACCCGGCGGACGGCGGCCAGGCCCCGTACCGGATCTACCGCAGGGCCCTGGAGTCCGGCGCGTTCACCGAGGTGTCGGCCCACCGTTCACTGCACGTTCTGCGGCGCACCGGTCCCGGTTTCTGA
- a CDS encoding quinone oxidoreductase family protein, with protein sequence MNSSNTQMKAVTIPEFGEAEVLRVEQTPVPEPGPGQVAIDVAYAGANFAEVLYRRGVVDVPLPFVPGIEVSGRIRALGEGVTDLTVGQPVAALTIVDSGGYAEVVVTSADLVAPLDGLGIGLGVAAALPSNSTTAFLVLDRVARIEPGDRVLVHAAAGGVGSQLGQVARLLGAGRVVGTVGSEAKIETAKRFGYDEVILRDQVAGAGEFDIVVDMVGGPSRTAGLDRLAPMGRLVVMGNASGAEDVDIPANHLWFTNKTVSGFNLAAFAAAFPQDAGLALRRAVQAAAQGTLRVQVAYLPLEQATEAHRRIESGRTTGKLALAVATP encoded by the coding sequence ATGAACAGCAGCAACACGCAGATGAAGGCAGTGACCATTCCCGAGTTCGGCGAGGCCGAGGTGCTCCGCGTCGAGCAGACGCCGGTCCCCGAGCCCGGGCCCGGACAGGTGGCCATCGACGTGGCCTATGCGGGCGCCAACTTCGCCGAGGTGCTCTACCGACGCGGCGTGGTGGACGTACCGCTGCCCTTCGTGCCCGGCATCGAAGTTTCCGGCCGCATCCGCGCCCTCGGCGAGGGCGTCACGGACCTGACCGTCGGCCAGCCGGTGGCTGCGCTGACGATCGTCGACAGCGGCGGCTACGCCGAGGTGGTGGTCACCTCCGCGGACCTGGTCGCCCCGCTGGACGGTCTCGGTATCGGACTCGGCGTTGCCGCGGCACTCCCCTCCAACAGCACCACCGCTTTCCTGGTCCTGGACCGGGTGGCGCGCATCGAGCCCGGAGACCGTGTCCTGGTCCATGCCGCGGCGGGCGGGGTGGGCAGCCAGCTCGGCCAGGTCGCCCGGCTGCTGGGCGCCGGCCGTGTGGTCGGGACGGTCGGCAGCGAGGCGAAGATCGAGACCGCCAAGCGATTCGGCTACGACGAGGTGATCCTGCGTGACCAGGTCGCCGGGGCAGGCGAGTTCGACATCGTCGTCGACATGGTCGGCGGCCCCTCCCGCACTGCCGGCTTGGACCGGCTGGCCCCCATGGGGCGGCTGGTGGTGATGGGTAACGCCTCGGGCGCCGAAGACGTCGACATCCCCGCCAACCACCTGTGGTTCACCAACAAGACCGTCTCCGGCTTCAACCTCGCCGCCTTCGCCGCTGCCTTCCCCCAAGACGCCGGGCTGGCCCTGCGACGCGCCGTACAGGCCGCAGCTCAGGGAACTCTGCGGGTGCAGGTCGCGTACCTGCCGCTGGAACAGGCCACCGAGGCACACCGCCGCATCGAATCCGGGCGCACCACCGGCAAGCTGGCCCTCGCCGTCGCGACGCCGTGA
- a CDS encoding acyl-CoA dehydrogenase produces MGIGITQEQRDLAEAVGGWAARVMPPGEVRKLLDAAPGPQGRPAYWEQLAAQGLLGLHLPEADGGGGGELLDLAVVLEELGRTAFPGPYLPTVLAAELLHRGGARHLVRDLAAGTLTGAVALGAGSLTATGADGGYILDGTAPPVLAGADADLIVLAARTPDGPVWLAADAAALTVRVQESADPTRPTAEVRAEGALVPADRLLAVDDSLVRDLAGVLFAAESCGTAAWALRTATEHAAVREQFGRPIGQFQAVKHLCAEMLVRCEQARALVWDAARALDEPPEVRSLAAALATATALDAAVGCAKDCIQILGGTGFTWEHDAHLHLRRALVARALLGGGDTHRLRAARLAAGGARRALRLELPAEAAGFRAGARTVIDGVRGLDPQAARRALAPTGYAAPHLPRPWGLGAGPVQQLAIQQELAAAGVRVSDLGIATWVVPALLAHGTREQQERHLPPTLRGERLWCQLFSEPEAGSDLASLRTRAERVDGGGWRINGQKVWTSAAQWSSHGILLARTDPEAPKRKGLTFFVVDMKSPGIDIRPLKEITGDALFNEVYFDDVLLPADAVVGAVDDGWKVARTTLDNERVHMADQLTFDTGLEQLLARAGEPAEAVRVRLGALAAEAHALGCISLRTTLQQVSGLEPGAGASIRKLVQTPHQQKVAELALELLGPAGAVREGAGERALHGFLMSRCLTIAGGTTQVQLNVVAERLLGLPRDPEPRPLI; encoded by the coding sequence ATGGGCATCGGAATCACACAAGAACAACGTGACCTGGCCGAGGCGGTGGGGGGCTGGGCCGCGCGGGTCATGCCGCCCGGAGAGGTGCGCAAGCTGCTCGACGCCGCGCCGGGGCCGCAGGGGCGGCCCGCCTACTGGGAGCAGCTCGCCGCACAGGGGCTGCTAGGGCTGCATCTCCCCGAGGCCGACGGCGGGGGCGGCGGTGAGCTGCTCGATCTCGCGGTGGTGCTGGAGGAGTTGGGCCGCACCGCGTTCCCCGGCCCGTATCTGCCCACCGTCCTCGCCGCCGAGCTGCTGCACCGCGGCGGCGCCCGGCACCTCGTCCGGGACCTCGCCGCCGGCACCCTGACCGGCGCCGTCGCGCTCGGGGCGGGCTCGCTCACCGCCACCGGGGCCGACGGCGGCTACATCCTGGACGGCACCGCGCCCCCGGTCCTCGCCGGCGCCGACGCGGACCTGATCGTGCTGGCCGCGCGGACCCCCGACGGCCCGGTCTGGCTCGCCGCCGACGCCGCGGCGCTGACCGTACGGGTTCAGGAGAGCGCCGACCCGACCCGGCCGACCGCCGAGGTGCGCGCCGAGGGGGCCCTGGTGCCCGCCGACCGGCTGCTGGCCGTCGACGACTCCCTGGTCCGCGACCTGGCCGGGGTGCTGTTCGCCGCCGAGAGCTGCGGTACGGCCGCCTGGGCGCTGCGCACCGCCACCGAACACGCCGCGGTACGCGAGCAGTTCGGCCGCCCCATCGGCCAGTTCCAGGCGGTCAAACACCTCTGCGCCGAGATGCTCGTCCGCTGTGAACAGGCCCGCGCCCTGGTCTGGGACGCGGCCCGCGCCCTGGACGAGCCGCCCGAGGTCCGCTCGCTGGCCGCGGCGCTGGCCACCGCCACCGCTCTGGACGCCGCCGTCGGCTGCGCCAAGGACTGCATCCAGATCCTCGGCGGCACCGGCTTCACCTGGGAACACGACGCCCACCTCCATCTGCGCCGGGCCCTGGTGGCCCGCGCGCTGCTCGGCGGCGGCGACACCCACCGGCTGCGCGCCGCCCGCCTCGCCGCCGGCGGTGCCCGGCGCGCGCTGCGGCTGGAACTCCCCGCGGAGGCCGCCGGGTTCCGTGCCGGGGCCCGCACGGTCATCGACGGCGTACGCGGCCTCGACCCGCAGGCGGCCCGCCGCGCCCTGGCCCCCACCGGCTATGCCGCCCCGCACCTGCCCCGGCCCTGGGGGCTGGGCGCCGGCCCCGTCCAGCAGCTCGCCATCCAGCAGGAACTGGCGGCCGCCGGGGTCCGGGTCAGCGATCTGGGCATCGCCACCTGGGTGGTGCCCGCGCTGCTCGCCCACGGCACCCGGGAGCAGCAGGAGCGCCATCTGCCGCCGACCCTGCGCGGCGAGCGGCTGTGGTGCCAGCTGTTCTCCGAGCCCGAGGCCGGCTCGGACCTGGCCTCCTTGCGGACCCGCGCCGAGCGGGTGGACGGCGGTGGCTGGCGGATCAACGGGCAGAAGGTGTGGACCTCGGCCGCCCAGTGGTCGAGCCACGGCATCCTGCTCGCCCGCACCGACCCCGAGGCCCCCAAGCGCAAGGGACTGACCTTCTTCGTCGTCGACATGAAGTCCCCCGGCATCGACATCCGCCCGCTGAAGGAGATCACCGGCGACGCCCTCTTCAACGAGGTCTACTTCGACGACGTGCTGCTGCCGGCCGACGCGGTGGTCGGTGCGGTCGACGACGGCTGGAAGGTGGCCCGCACCACCCTGGACAACGAACGCGTCCACATGGCCGATCAGTTGACCTTCGACACCGGCCTGGAACAGCTTCTCGCCCGGGCCGGCGAGCCGGCCGAGGCGGTGCGGGTGCGGCTGGGCGCGCTGGCGGCCGAGGCGCACGCCCTGGGCTGCATCTCGCTGCGCACCACGCTCCAGCAGGTATCGGGCCTGGAGCCCGGGGCCGGCGCCAGCATCCGCAAGCTGGTGCAGACCCCGCACCAGCAGAAGGTCGCCGAGCTGGCGCTGGAGCTGCTCGGCCCGGCCGGTGCGGTGCGCGAAGGGGCCGGCGAGCGGGCGCTGCACGGCTTCTTGATGTCGCGCTGTCTGACCATCGCCGGCGGCACCACCCAGGTGCAGCTGAACGTCGTCGCGGAGCGGCTGCTCGGCCTGCCGCGCGACCCGGAGCCCCGCCCCCTGATCTGA
- a CDS encoding thiolase C-terminal domain-containing protein — protein MAGKAYIVGVGMTRFVKPETGDRPYWGLVKEAGGAALADAGIDYEAVEQVAAGYCFQPSTAGQRATYELGLTGIPVYNVNNNCATGATALMMARQFVEGGIDDCVLALGFEMMKRGALGGGADSGDFRTSPVARHYGVMAAAHGFERTPPTAQIFGNAAREHMARYGTTAEQLAAVGAKNHRHSAHNPYAQFQEVYTVEEVLAATTIHRPLTKLQCSPTSDGAAAAVVASERFVREHGLAGRAVEIAAQAMTTDTGDSFASGSCIDVVGRPMSRAAARQAYAAGGLGIEDVDVIELHDCFSVNELLTYEALGMCAEGESGKLVADGATTYGGRWVVNPSGGLISKGHPLGATGLAQAAELVWQLRGTAGERQVPGARVGLAHNIGLGGAAVVTVLRRGDHPAD, from the coding sequence ATGGCTGGCAAGGCGTACATCGTCGGCGTCGGGATGACCAGGTTCGTCAAGCCCGAGACGGGCGACCGGCCGTACTGGGGCCTGGTGAAGGAGGCGGGCGGCGCCGCGCTCGCGGACGCCGGGATCGACTACGAGGCCGTCGAGCAGGTGGCGGCAGGCTACTGCTTCCAGCCCTCGACGGCCGGGCAGCGCGCCACCTATGAGCTGGGCCTGACCGGCATCCCGGTCTACAACGTCAACAACAACTGCGCGACCGGCGCGACCGCGCTGATGATGGCGCGCCAGTTCGTCGAGGGCGGCATCGACGACTGTGTGCTGGCCCTCGGCTTCGAGATGATGAAGCGCGGCGCCCTGGGCGGCGGCGCCGACAGCGGCGATTTCCGGACGTCCCCGGTGGCCCGCCACTACGGGGTGATGGCCGCCGCCCACGGCTTCGAGCGGACCCCGCCCACCGCCCAGATCTTCGGCAATGCGGCCCGCGAGCACATGGCGCGCTACGGCACCACCGCCGAACAGCTCGCCGCGGTCGGCGCCAAGAACCACCGGCACTCCGCGCACAACCCCTACGCCCAGTTCCAGGAGGTCTACACGGTCGAGGAGGTCCTCGCCGCCACGACCATCCACCGGCCGCTGACCAAGCTCCAGTGCTCACCGACCTCGGACGGTGCGGCCGCCGCCGTGGTCGCCTCCGAGCGGTTCGTCCGGGAACACGGGCTGGCCGGCCGGGCGGTGGAGATCGCCGCGCAGGCCATGACGACGGACACCGGCGACAGCTTCGCCTCGGGCTCCTGCATCGATGTGGTCGGCCGGCCGATGTCGCGGGCCGCGGCCCGGCAGGCGTACGCGGCCGGCGGCCTCGGCATCGAGGACGTGGACGTGATCGAGCTGCACGACTGCTTCTCGGTCAATGAGCTGCTGACGTACGAGGCGCTGGGGATGTGCGCGGAAGGGGAGTCGGGAAAGCTGGTCGCTGACGGCGCCACCACCTACGGCGGCCGCTGGGTGGTCAACCCCTCCGGCGGGCTGATCTCCAAGGGGCACCCGCTGGGGGCGACGGGCCTGGCGCAGGCCGCGGAGCTGGTCTGGCAGCTCCGCGGCACCGCGGGCGAACGCCAGGTCCCCGGCGCCCGGGTGGGCCTGGCGCACAACATCGGCCTGGGCGGCGCGGCGGTGGTCACCGTGCTGCGGCGAGGAGACCACCCGGCGGACTAA